The segment CACAGGTGTGGCAGGTCAAACATAGCCAGATACTCTTGGACTGGATTATCCTGTCCACATCTCCCAATACGGCCAGACGAACAAGCTGATGGGGCAACAGGTCCATGTCAGGGGCAACAGGGCAGCCTGCGGAACATTTGCCACACTGGTAACACTGATTGATTACTGATACTAAATCCGCCGACATCGGCGAATTCCTCGTTGATGTGGTCGCATTTGCCTGGAGCATTTTGGTCTCCTGTTTCGAAGCTATATATTTCCTAAGTTTATATTCCGACTCGATCTCTTTATGACAGTAAAGGACGCCTCCCATTTCCGCTCAGGCTTAAGAAGCCTCTTTGACCAGCAAAGTGTCAATCTCAGCGAAAACCTGATCATCCCTGAAATGTTGGAGATCGATCGCGTTGCCCGGACAAACGGATGAACATATCCCACATCCCTGACACAAAGCAGGCACTATTTCAGCCTTGTGGTCCTCATTGATAAACGGAGCGCCGTAAGGACATAACCGCACACATGTCAGGCACACTGCGCATTTATCGGGGTCAACCTTCGATATGACTCCCGGGAACGTCAGTTGTTCCTGACTGATCAATATTGACGCCCTTTGGGCGGCGGCCGTCGCCTGCGCGATAGACTCATCGATCGGTTTTGGATAATGCGCCATTCCGGCCAGAAAAACGCCCTCAGTGGTGAAATCCACTGGTCTAAGTTTCATGTGGGCTTCAACAAAATAACCGTATGAGTTTACGGTCACCTTGAAAAGCTGACCCATCTGCTTGTTAGTCTCGGCAGGATCTATGCCCGCAGCCAGAGTCACCAGGTCAGCCATTATGGTCATATCCGTATTAAGCGTAGGATCTTTAACAGTAACCTTGACCTTGTCTCCCGCCAGTTCACACACCGGCTTGCTTTCGGGGTCAAACCTGACAAATATGGCGCCCGTCTTTCTCGATTCAGTGTAAAACTTTTCAAGCAATCCATAGGTCCTTAGATCCCTGAACAGAATGTATATTTTCGCGTCGGGGTTTATTTCCCGCAACCGACTAGCGAGACGGACTGAACCCGAGCAACAAACCTTTGAACAGTAAGGTCTCTCTTCATCCCTGGAGCCAACACATTGAATAAAGACGGCGTTCTTTATATTCTTAAGGGTGGGGTCGCCGGCCATTATCCTTTCTTCGAGGGAGTGCTGAGTCTCGACAGCCTTGCTTTCTCCAAAAAGATATTCCTTAGGCTTGGATTCGGCGGCGCCGGTCGCAATGACAGCGACACCAAAATCGATGACTTTTTCGCTCCCGTTTCCATTAATAATGGAGCCTTTGAAATGGCCCACATGGCCTGACAGGTTTGTGAATGATGAGTTCTTGAAGACCTCTATCTTCGGGTGGTTCTCGACTCTGTTGATCAGTCCGTCCATGAACGGCTTGATCGGCTCGCCCTGAATCGTCCGTTCGATAAAAAGGGCGTTTCCTCCGAATTTTTCGCTTTTTTCAACGAGGTAGGTATAGAAGCCCTGATCCGCAAGATTGAGAGCCGCTGTCATGCCGGACACTCCGCCACCAAGAATAAGGGCGTCATGAACGACATCCATCTTTGATTTCTGCAACGGAGCCAGACGCCTCGCTCGGGCGATTGCCATTCTGGCAAGGTCCATGGCCTTCAATGTGGCGCCTTCCTTGTTATGAGCGTGAACCCATGAGCACTGGTCCCGGATATTGGTCATCGTAAAAAGGTAGGGATTCAGTCCGGCCTTTTCCATGGTCAATTGAAACATTGGCTCGTGTGTTCTGGGACTACATGCGGAAACGACCACACGGTTGAGGTTGTGATCTCTTATAATTTCCAGAAACTGCTCTTGGGTGTCCTGAGAGCATGTGAACAATTTTTCATCTGCAAAAACCACATTCGGCAGTGTCTTTACGTGTTCAACTACCCGTGGAACATCAACGACATTCGCGATGTTTATTCCACAACGGCATATAAAGACACCGATTCGTGGTTCTTCTCCGGAGACATCTCTCTGGGGAGGAAATTCCTGCTTGATCGCAAGGGTGTTCCTGGCCGCGGCAAGAAGCTTGGAAGAAGCCCCCGCTGCGGCGGAAGCCTCCATAACGGTTTGAGGAATATCTTTTGGGCCTTGAAACATGCCTGCTACAAAAATTCCAGGCCTGTTAGTGGACACCGGCTCAAACGAAGTGGTCGCAGCGAATTTGGATTCGTTCAGCCCAATCCCTAGCTTGTTAGCCATTTCAATGGACTGTTCCGAGGTCTTGAGTCCTACTGCAAGCACAACCATATCAAAGGTTTCGGTTACGAATTTCTGATCCTCATCAACGTAAGTGATTTGAAGATTATGGGTCAATGGATCTTCTACAACTCGACTCACCATGGATCTGATGAAACGCACGGCGCCTGAATCTTTGGCTCTTTCATAGTAGGCGTCAAAATCTTTACCGTAAGCTCTGATATCCATATAAAAAATTGTGGGTTCGATGTTGGTGTCGTGTTCCTTGGCAATAACGGCTTCTTTAATCGACGCCATACAGCATATCGAACTACAGTGCGGCATTCCCTTCTGGGCGTCCCTGGATCCGACACACTGAATCCAGGCTACCTTTTTGGGGTGTTTGTCGTCAGATGGCCTCTTGACTTCACCGGCGTTTGGCCCCGACGCGCTGAGCATTCGCTCAAATTCCATGTTAGTCAGTACGTTAGGCGCCACGCCATACGAAAATTCGCCTCTGATCTTACTGGGGTCGATCATTTCGTAGCCGGTTGACAGGATAACAGAACCGACTTCTACATCCATGAAAGAGTCTTCCATCGAATGGTCAATAGCCTGAGCCGGGCATGCTTTAACACATTCCATGCACTCGGAACAAACGCCGCAATTGAGACAGCGATTCGCCTCTCTCTGGGCCTCTTCTTCAGCTAGAGCCAGTTCAACCTCCCGGAAGCCTTTTCTTTGGGATGGTTCTATCTCCGGGTTAACGGCCCTGGGTTCGGTTTTGATCTCTTCCGGGATTGGAGGGTATTCCGGATTCTCGGGATACTTGACCGGTCGCCCTTCCGCCAGATCCATTCCATTAATAAATCTGTGGATAGACTCAGCGACTTCCTTTCCCGCCGCCACCGCCTCTACAACGGTAGCCGGACCGGAAACAGCGTCTCCTCCAGCGAATACTCCCTCTATAGAAGTAGCGAATGTGACCTTGTCACATTCAATGGTGTTTTTTCTGGTTTGGCTTAAAGATCCGGCGGTATCCCAAAGGCTCGGGTCAATGACCTGCCCTATGGCCGGGATAATGGTGTCAGCGTTTACAACATACTCGGATCCCACCACTGGAACGGGTCGTCGTCGACCGCTTGCGTCGGGTTCACCCAATTCCATACGGACAGCCTTAAGCCCAGTGACTTTTCCGTCTGACACTACAACCTCAACAGGAGCAGCAAGAAATTCGATCTTGACTCCTTCTGCGAGAGCGGCGTGAACTTCTTCCTCGAAGGCTGGCATTTCCGCCCTTGATCTTCGGTAAAGAATTGTTGATTCCGCTCCGAGCCGAACAAGGGTTCTCGCAGCGTCAACGGCTACATTTCCACCACCGATGACAACCGCTTTCTTGACGCCTTCGAACTTTTTCCCCAAAGCCGCGTCTTTCAGAAAATCTACTCCCTGAATCACACCGGTAGTGTCTTCGCCGGGTATCGCCAGTCGAGCGCCTTTCTGGCAGCCGACTCCGAGGAAAACGGCCTTGAAGCCCTGGTTTTTAAGGTCTTCTATAGTGAAGTCCTTACCAAGAGCGGAGTTGGTTTTTGCCTCGACTCCGAGACTCAGGATGTGGTTGATTTCTTTTTCTAGGATATCTCTGGGCAGTCTGTATTCGGGGATTCCTACCCGTAGCCATCCTCCCATAACGGGAGCGGCCTCAAATACGGAGGCCTTGTAGCCTTTTAGAGCAAGATAATAGGCCGCGGAAAGACCAGCAGGGCCGGAACCGATTATAGCGACCTTTTCATCACGAGGAGTAATTTCCGGAACATTCAGCGTCGAGTAGTCCACCTGATCAGCCGCAAATCTCTTTAACTTGCATATTGATATGGGCTGGTCTTTTTCCGCTCTCCTGCAAACCTTTTCACAAGGGTGTGGACATACCCTACCCAAAACTCCGGGGAGTGGGAGGTTCTCATAGATCAGCTCAACAGCCTCCTTATACTTCCCTTTGCTTATCAACGCCACGTAACCCTGAGCGTTGATATGCGCGGGACACGCCATGACGCATGGAGCCCTGTCGGCCTTATCTATTACGAAAGTCTGAGGAATTGTCTGCGGGAATAATCGATAGGTTGCGGAGCGTTTGCTCAAATCCTGATCAAAGCTGTTAGGGACTTTTACGGGGCATGCGGTAGCGCAATCCCCACATGCCTTGCAGCGGTCTTTTCGAATATATCGGGATTTTTGCCTGATGCGGACCTTGAACCTGCCTGCGTCGCCCTGGATATCGTCAACCTCGCTATAGGACAAAAGCTCAATATTAGGGTTTTGGCCCACGGTAACCAGTTTGGGAGAAAATATACAGGTGGAGCAGTCGTTTGTGGGGAAGGTCTTGTCGAGTTGAGCCATCCTGCCACCAATACCTGTCTGACTTTCTACCAGGTAGACCTTATAACCTGATTCAGCCAGGTCTAAAGAGGCCTGAACACCTGCTATGCCGCCTCCGACGACAAGAGCGGCGCCTACAACATCCTTCGGTTGGGCCATAATTATCTCACTTTCCCAATTTTGTTATGCGTGTTTGGATGAAGAATTCTATCTTTTTTATCAGCATGCTTTGAGTGTGTCAACTATTCACGGCGCACGGCCGTGTTGATTATTTGCCTATGATTCTAGGCTTTCCCGTATCATTTTTCTGGTTTGAGACAAAAATTCCCAGTTAACCTCCGGCTCAGCTACGGGCAGCAGAGAACAGTTCTGAAAAAGCGGTTCGGTCTCAATCGGATACCTGCTTGTCTTTACCGATTGAGGCCACAATGTCGAACCTGGAATTGGGGAATATTCGGCCAGTCTGGGATAAGCTCCGGCGTTAAGCGCTTCTTCAACATCACGCTCAATTTCAAGTCTGGACTGTCCCGGCAACCCAACCAGTATATAGGCGCCTACATCCAAACGGCCAAATCCGGCTTCTCTTAAACATCCAACTGCCCTGACAAAGTCGCTCCATGTAGTCTTTTGTCCCGAAATCAAGTGAAAATCGTCCGAAGCGCTCTCCAATCCCAGCCTTATAGTCTTAAAACCCGCCTTTTTCATAGATAACGCCACCCTGGGATTTATCTCCGATACATGAAGGCCATTGGGGGTATGCCATTTCAGTTGGGGACTAGAGGAAGCGAAAGCGCCGAGGATAGGTAGGGCGTGTTTGTCTGCGGCGCAGAGAAAAGCGTCGTCATACAAGACGATCTCATCCACTCTATACTTGGCTACGTTTGCTTCAATCTCGGAAATCACCTCGGCCGGTTTTCTACGGCGATACTCCGGCTGGACTATCCTGGAAGCGCAATAAGCGCATCGGTAAGGGCAGCCTCGAGATGTCAACAAAGGGATAAAACGCACTGACCTCAACAGATCGAGATCAGGAGAGAAACCTAAATCAGCCTTGATCTGGCTCCTTTTCGGCTCAAGTGATGTCCAGCGGAATAACGCTTCATTCAGGGAAAATTCGCCAGGCCCCGGTGAAACTTCATCCACACGAATGGTTTTTCTTGCGTGGTCAGGCATTAATGACGCATAAACACCCCCGAGGATTATGGGCGTTCCTTCAAAAACGGCTCTTAGCAGTTCCACCGTTTCAGCCAGGCCGGTGTGCCAATATGTCATTAATGATGAGACAACTATTGCTGAAGGACGTTCCAGGTTTTCGAGATCGTTCCTTATTTCATCGATATCTACCCCGTACCTGGAAAAACTTCTCGGGACGGATTTCAAAGGCTCCGGTTTTTCCAGCGGAGTCTTATGGAATTTGCCCCTAGACCCGGCGGAACTCCCAGCCGCGCGGAGAGATGGATGATCCGGATCTACACAATCCACCAACATTGTCTCCCAGCCGTTTTCACGTAACATTGACCCTAGAACCATCAAACCAAGAGGCTTGGCCCAAAGATCGTAGGCTGCGAAGTCGTGAATCCATGGGTTTACTAAGAGAATACGGGGACGTCTCATGTCAGCGGCGCCTCATGACTTTCTTTTTTGCGCCTATTAGTTTAAGAGTATGCTGTTTAAAAAAGTCAAGCGCTCTGAGAGATTAGGCCAAGAGACGGCCGGCCGCAGTCTGTAAATCTTGTCTTTCGGCAAGCCCCAGGCAACTAGGTGCGGCTATTAACAACGTTTATTTTTCCTCTAGAGAGTGAAAATTGGAGGTTTAACAGGTGTTAGGTCTCAAAGATTTAATAGAACAGGCCCAGGGAGTTCAATCCAAGATCAGGGAAACGCAGGAACAATTGGCGGACCGTTCAGTCGTAGGAAGTTCAGGCGGAGATATGGTGAAGGTTG is part of the Desulfomonilaceae bacterium genome and harbors:
- a CDS encoding FAD-dependent oxidoreductase; amino-acid sequence: MAQPKDVVGAALVVGGGIAGVQASLDLAESGYKVYLVESQTGIGGRMAQLDKTFPTNDCSTCIFSPKLVTVGQNPNIELLSYSEVDDIQGDAGRFKVRIRQKSRYIRKDRCKACGDCATACPVKVPNSFDQDLSKRSATYRLFPQTIPQTFVIDKADRAPCVMACPAHINAQGYVALISKGKYKEAVELIYENLPLPGVLGRVCPHPCEKVCRRAEKDQPISICKLKRFAADQVDYSTLNVPEITPRDEKVAIIGSGPAGLSAAYYLALKGYKASVFEAAPVMGGWLRVGIPEYRLPRDILEKEINHILSLGVEAKTNSALGKDFTIEDLKNQGFKAVFLGVGCQKGARLAIPGEDTTGVIQGVDFLKDAALGKKFEGVKKAVVIGGGNVAVDAARTLVRLGAESTILYRRSRAEMPAFEEEVHAALAEGVKIEFLAAPVEVVVSDGKVTGLKAVRMELGEPDASGRRRPVPVVGSEYVVNADTIIPAIGQVIDPSLWDTAGSLSQTRKNTIECDKVTFATSIEGVFAGGDAVSGPATVVEAVAAGKEVAESIHRFINGMDLAEGRPVKYPENPEYPPIPEEIKTEPRAVNPEIEPSQRKGFREVELALAEEEAQREANRCLNCGVCSECMECVKACPAQAIDHSMEDSFMDVEVGSVILSTGYEMIDPSKIRGEFSYGVAPNVLTNMEFERMLSASGPNAGEVKRPSDDKHPKKVAWIQCVGSRDAQKGMPHCSSICCMASIKEAVIAKEHDTNIEPTIFYMDIRAYGKDFDAYYERAKDSGAVRFIRSMVSRVVEDPLTHNLQITYVDEDQKFVTETFDMVVLAVGLKTSEQSIEMANKLGIGLNESKFAATTSFEPVSTNRPGIFVAGMFQGPKDIPQTVMEASAAAGASSKLLAAARNTLAIKQEFPPQRDVSGEEPRIGVFICRCGINIANVVDVPRVVEHVKTLPNVVFADEKLFTCSQDTQEQFLEIIRDHNLNRVVVSACSPRTHEPMFQLTMEKAGLNPYLFTMTNIRDQCSWVHAHNKEGATLKAMDLARMAIARARRLAPLQKSKMDVVHDALILGGGVSGMTAALNLADQGFYTYLVEKSEKFGGNALFIERTIQGEPIKPFMDGLINRVENHPKIEVFKNSSFTNLSGHVGHFKGSIINGNGSEKVIDFGVAVIATGAAESKPKEYLFGESKAVETQHSLEERIMAGDPTLKNIKNAVFIQCVGSRDEERPYCSKVCCSGSVRLASRLREINPDAKIYILFRDLRTYGLLEKFYTESRKTGAIFVRFDPESKPVCELAGDKVKVTVKDPTLNTDMTIMADLVTLAAGIDPAETNKQMGQLFKVTVNSYGYFVEAHMKLRPVDFTTEGVFLAGMAHYPKPIDESIAQATAAAQRASILISQEQLTFPGVISKVDPDKCAVCLTCVRLCPYGAPFINEDHKAEIVPALCQGCGICSSVCPGNAIDLQHFRDDQVFAEIDTLLVKEAS
- a CDS encoding radical SAM protein, producing the protein MRRPRILLVNPWIHDFAAYDLWAKPLGLMVLGSMLRENGWETMLVDCVDPDHPSLRAAGSSAGSRGKFHKTPLEKPEPLKSVPRSFSRYGVDIDEIRNDLENLERPSAIVVSSLMTYWHTGLAETVELLRAVFEGTPIILGGVYASLMPDHARKTIRVDEVSPGPGEFSLNEALFRWTSLEPKRSQIKADLGFSPDLDLLRSVRFIPLLTSRGCPYRCAYCASRIVQPEYRRRKPAEVISEIEANVAKYRVDEIVLYDDAFLCAADKHALPILGAFASSSPQLKWHTPNGLHVSEINPRVALSMKKAGFKTIRLGLESASDDFHLISGQKTTWSDFVRAVGCLREAGFGRLDVGAYILVGLPGQSRLEIERDVEEALNAGAYPRLAEYSPIPGSTLWPQSVKTSRYPIETEPLFQNCSLLPVAEPEVNWEFLSQTRKMIRESLES